The DNA sequence CGGCCCGGAAAGCCGGATGCCCACGTTCTGCATTGCCTCTTTGAAGGAAAAATCCTTGAAGGCCGGCCGGCCCTCGACCCGGCGGAAACGACTGCCGCTGCGATAGAATGGATCCCGGTAAGGGAACTGGAAACGCTCCATCTCTATCCTCATCTCGGGAAGGCAATTGCACAATGGCATCGCGAACAACTGCCGCACAAGACATACCTCGGAGCCATTCTCCAGCCCTGGGCATAAGTTACCCTGGGTTTTTCAGCCCGGGATTGAGTAGGAGGCGAAATTGTTAGATTTCGCCGTCCTCTCACACCACCGGACGTACGGTTCCGTATCCGGCGGTTCCAGTGCCTACTGTTTTCTTGTAAATCAAATATCTGTCCAGCAGGCTTTCTAAGCCAAGGTGTCGGAAATACTTCTTAGGAAAGGCTTGATTCATGTGGCTGGCCCCGGAATTCCACCATGGGCCGCGGTCGTTGAACGAAGACTGAACAGCTCGCTCCTCCGACAGCCCTGCGGCCATCAGACGCAGGCGTCTTGTCCACCTTCGTTTCCATTGCCGCCACTTGATCAGTCGTAACCGCCTGCGGATCCATTCATCCAGCTCCTCCGCAATCCCTTTCATGTCCGCTATACGGTAATAATTCAGCCAGCCCCTGAGATGAGGGTTGAGCTGTTCAGTGATAAACCTTCCTATGTTTCTCCCTCTACCT is a window from the Anseongella ginsenosidimutans genome containing:
- a CDS encoding NUDIX domain-containing protein — protein: MKPRPSLLVIEEDCLLLMRYNYNGRRVYGIPGGNPDEGESLQDALIRELREELQVAVQPGDMIFSAETVRPGKPDAHVLHCLFEGKILEGRPALDPAETTAAAIEWIPVRELETLHLYPHLGKAIAQWHREQLPHKTYLGAILQPWA